In Aedes albopictus strain Foshan chromosome 3, AalbF5, whole genome shotgun sequence, the genomic window ttgatgacggatgcttgagccttaagattGGTTTACGGTCTCTGTTTTTTCTAATAATCTCGGCATTCAATTTACCATTCCTATCCCCCAAAATCGAACGGATCGAAAAGTACTAAACGCACCGTGAACGCCCGTCGACTGACGAGTGACGATCTATCAAACAGAAAAACAGAACGCAGATTGCGATTTTAGTGCGTGTTCAGCTTGCAATCTAttaaaatttaagaatttaattCTTGAAATTACTTGATTTTAGTGTAAGTTTTCACCTACTTTAACGTTTATTGCACTAGCGAAAGGTATTCTGTAATTTAAACGTTGAATCGACATGTTTCAGTGTGAATTGCCAGCCGTAAACCGACCACAATGTTCGGCGCAACGCTTGGCGGTGCTTCCGCCTTCGGAGCAACAGCGGCGGCCCCAACCAATCCGATGAAGGACTTTGAGGTGACGTCGCCTCCGGAGGATACCGTTTCGGCCATGGAGTTCAGCCCTGCTACGTTGCAGCAGAACTTTCTGATTGCCGGCAGTTGGGATTGCAGTGTGCGCTGCTGGGAAGTCGAGCAGACCGGCAAAACGGTGGGTAAATCCATCAAGACCATGGGCGGCCCCGTGCTGGATGTTTGCTGGGCTGACGACGGGAGTAAGGTCTTTATCGCGTCGGCTGATAAGCAGGTTAGTGCATTGAACGAGTGAGTTCTCGTCAGCCTTATCTTCAGACTAATCTTTGTCGCTTCTAGGTGAAATGCTGGGATTTGGCTTCCGATCAAGTTGTTCAGGTCGCACAGCATGATGCTCCGGTTAAGACATGCCATTGGGTGAAGGGAACCAACTACACCTGCCTGATGACCGGATCGTGGGACAAAACTCTGAAATTCTGGGACACCCGAACGCCGCAGCCGATGATGTCGATTCAACTTCCGGAACGGTGTTACTGCGCTGACGTCGATTATCCAATGGCCGTCGTTGGCACGGCCGGAAGGCATGTCCTGATCTATTCCCTGGAAAACAAACCAACCCAGTACAAACAACAGGAGAGTCCACTCAAGTACCAGCACCGAACGGTTTCCATTTTCCGTGACAAGAAGAAAGCTCCCACCGGATATGCCCTTGGCTCGATTGAGGGTCGTGTGGCTATTCAGTATGTGAATCCGATCAATCCGAAGGACAATTTCACGTTCAAGTGCCATCGATCGAACGGGTCCAATGGGTATCAGGATATCTACGCCGTAAACGACATTGCATTCCACCCTGTCCATGGAACTTTGGCCACCGTCGGATCGGATGGCACGTTCAGCTTCTGGGACAAGGACGCCCGAACGAAGCTCAAGTCGTCGGAAACGATGGATCAATCCATCACCAAGTGTTGCTTCAACGCCACGGGCCAGATCTTTGCCTACACTGTCGGATACGATTGGTCCAAAGGGCACGAGTACAACAATCCCCAGAAGAAGACGTACATTTTCCTGCGTTCCTGCTACGAAGAGCTGAAACCCCGGGCAAATAACTAAACATTGCTAAAAGTATGTACTACACTGAATATATTTTCTCTTTTCCTTCAATAAACATACATATAAGCAGGGTGTAAACTACCTGGCAACCCCTAAGTCAGAGAACCAATATTTGGATCTGGATAATGAGAAAATCAAGAAACGTTCATTTGAATATCATGCTCACTGAATCGAATtttaaccatcgcgcaacaataaaatgacaatgtcgcaacctgtattggCAGCGACCGCTGCGACATTCCACCTAATGTGACGAGAGTTTGTCCTAACTTGAACAGAATGAATAGGATATAACTACACCACGCTTAGAGATTTTCAAGCCTTCTATTGCGAATTTCGAGAAGTAACTTcgagtcgataaacactgcaacgctgatgAAGATCTATAATCAAACAGTTTCGTTTTGGGTTTAGTAGTAATCGATTAGTCactagttgaaaagtacgcaactatttcagcttctgttttgtcaccaacaaacattttcgagatcatgtcttaCTTACCTTtatcttaccgatcaggctaaggccgggtggcctctgctgtacatagtagccgtctccattccactcggtccatggctgtttgtatccagttccgcactctgcgtagggtccgcagacttggtcctccacttggtcgacccacctaagctcgctgcgcaccacgtcttcttgtaccggtcggatgactctcgagaaccattttagtcgggttgctatccgacatcctgatgacgtgacccgcccatcgtagcctcccgattttcgcggtatggacgatggttggttctcttagcagctgatgcagctcgtggttcattcgccttctccaagtcccgttttacatctgcactccgccgtagatggtacgcaacaccttccgttcgaaaactccatgggcgcgttggtcctctgcacgtagggtccatgtttcgtgcccatagaggacgaccggtctaatcagcgttttgtagatggttaacttagtgttacggcgaacttcattcgatcgtagagttctgcggagtccaaagtaggcacgatttcctgccacaatgcgcctctgaatttccctgctggtgtcgttgtcgtcggtcaccagtgagcccaagtacacgaattcttcaaccgcctcgatttcatcaccgtcgatatgaattcggggtggcgggcgcggtgattcctccctggagccctttgccatcatgtatgtactttgtcttcgacacattaatgactaatccgattcgcctggcttcactctttagtcggatgtacgtttccgccatcgtctcaaatttacgagcaataatatcaatatcatcggcgaaaccaagcagctgaacagacttcgtgaaaatcgtcccactcgtgtttatccccgctctccttattacaccctctacagcaatgttgaacagcaagcacgaaagaccatcaccttgccgtaaccctctgcgagattcgaagggactcgagagtgtccctgatactcgaactacgcacatcactggatccatcgtcgccttgatcaatcgtatcagtttatccgagaatccgtattcgtgcataatctgccatagctgttctcgatcgattgtatcatacgccgatttgaaatcgatgaacaagtgatgtgtgggcacgttgtattcgcggcatttctgcaacacctgtctgatattgccccacgaactctcttgcaatcggtgatagacggcggcataaaatttgagagagtatcttataggcagcgctcagtagtgtgatcgcgcggtagttcccgcaatccaacttgtcgccctttttgtagatctcctctctctctcttcttggcgtaacgtcctcactgggacaaagcctgcttctcagcttagtgttcaatgagcacttccacagtttttaactgagagcttcctctgccaatgaccactttgcatgtgtatatcgtgtggcaggcacgaagatactctatgcccaaggaagtcaagtaaatttcctttacgaaaagatcctggaccgaccgggaatcgaacccgtcaccctcagcatggtcatgctgaatacccgtgtcgTAACTGAGGTTAGGCCGAATCGGATTCCGTGAAAGTAAACACGCGTCCTTCTGCTTCCAACTCAGAACAATGAATGACGTTTATTTCAGTTATGAACATGATACATTGGTAGACCGGAGTCATGAAGTAATCAAGGTTATTATAATGAAAGGTAATACCATTTATAACATATTTTCCCCCCTTGAAAGAGATTTCTTCTTGTTCCTTTCATTTGAACGAACAACAATCAAATTAGTATGTTAGTTACACAAGTTATAAGTCCAGTCTACGCGGAGGCCTTCTTTCTCGAGTAGATTTTCGAATAGTGCCCAACCCAGGCTCTGATGGTTTTGATTTTACGCTCCGCTCATTACATGGACTTGAATTGGAGCCACCATCTCTGAGCGCAATGCTGACAGGTGTACGAATAGTCTGTTCCAAGTTTGTGCTATGGTCAAAGTTAATTGAAACGTCGATGTTTGGATCAGTCTCATTGAGTTCAGATTTCACTTGTATTACAGGTTGTGAAGTGGGTTGTATGTCATGTACAAGCTTACGTTGACTGCTGTTTATCACTGGGTCACGTGTCATAGGATCCTGTCGATTTATGGCTCCGGGTCTCAGCTGATCAATGTGGCGTTTCCACATTCTACCATCATCTAGTTCAACCATGTAATGAAGCTTCCCAATCCGTTCAGCTACCACACCAAATCTCCATCTTTCGTTAGAGAGAAAATCGCGGGCAGCCACCCTGTCATTTACGGAGAATGAACGTATCGTAGTATCTTCCCCACGAGGAGAATTCTGGACGCCTATTTTCGGAACCATTAAATCAACTCTAGATTTGATCTGACGCCCAAATACCATCATTGATGGACTCTGTCCGGTAGCTGGATGGACGGTAACTCTGTAGGTCATCAAGATCTTTTGAAGCGCCGCATGTACCTCGGAACGTGGGCAGTTGAGTGCTTTGAGTTTATCCTTAAACGTTTGTACGTACCGCTCCGCCTGGCCGTTGGTGGCGGGATGGTACGGTGCTCCCATCTTATGAATGATGCCATTATTCTTGAGAAAACGCTGAAAATGCTCAGATGTGAACTGGGTTCCTCTGTCCGTAACCAAAACCGACGGTAATCCGAAATTTGCGAAAAATTCGCGCATTGTTCTGATGGTTGTTTCCGTCGTTATGTCTGGTACCACTTTAACCTCCGGCCACTTGCTGTGAGCGTCAACCATAATCAAAAAGTATAGCCCTAGGAACGGTCCTGCAAAGTCAGCATGTACCCTTTGAAACGGTTCAACGGGTCGCTCCCAGCAGTGTACTGCTACCTTCGGTGGATCAGCTCTAGTGCGTGCACAGTCAACACAATTTTTGGCTAAATCTTCGATGGCCCGGTCTATATTCTCCCACCAGCAGTAGGATCGCGCAAGAGACTTCATACGGGAAACTCCAAAATGCCCCGAATGCAATTCGTCGAGAACGCGACCACGAAGAGGTGGTGGAATGTACACACGGATTCCCCTCATCAAACATGAACCTTGCATCGTAAAATCGTTCTGGTTAACTCCAAACCTGTAGCAACCGTCGACCGCTCGACCGGATCTCAGACCTTGAATCAGTTCCTTAACGTTTTTGTCCTGAACTGTGTATTCCTCGAGCTCTTGCACAGTAACTGGCAACGTTTCAATTTGATTGATTTGCAC contains:
- the LOC109426914 gene encoding protein Rae1, translated to MFGATLGGASAFGATAAAPTNPMKDFEVTSPPEDTVSAMEFSPATLQQNFLIAGSWDCSVRCWEVEQTGKTVGKSIKTMGGPVLDVCWADDGSKVFIASADKQVKCWDLASDQVVQVAQHDAPVKTCHWVKGTNYTCLMTGSWDKTLKFWDTRTPQPMMSIQLPERCYCADVDYPMAVVGTAGRHVLIYSLENKPTQYKQQESPLKYQHRTVSIFRDKKKAPTGYALGSIEGRVAIQYVNPINPKDNFTFKCHRSNGSNGYQDIYAVNDIAFHPVHGTLATVGSDGTFSFWDKDARTKLKSSETMDQSITKCCFNATGQIFAYTVGYDWSKGHEYNNPQKKTYIFLRSCYEELKPRANN